In the Trichoderma atroviride chromosome 4, complete sequence genome, ACCTTGCTGAGCAGTAAGTGCAGAGATGAATGCGCAGCAATAATGGGCTCTCGGGAGTATGGATATAGCTAACAATTCCTGCTTGCGAAATAGACTACATCAACTTTTTGCTCATCATGGTTCCCATTGGCATTGTTGCCGGCCGCCTTGGATGGAATTCAACCGCCGTTTTCACGATCAACTTCTTCGCCATTATCCCGCTTGCTGCCGTCCTATCTTTTGCGACTGAGGAAATATCTCTCAAGCTTGGCGAGACCCTTGGCGGACTGCTAAACGCTACTTTTGGAAATGCTGTTGAACTGATTGTATGTGGCCCAATATTCACACATCACTATAATTTGCCATGCCGGGAATGAGATACTGACCCCTTTTAGGTTAGCATCGTGGCTCTCCGAGACAACCAGATCGAGGTTGTGCAGGCTTCCATGCTCGGCTCCATCCTCTCCAACTTGCTGCTGGTTATGGGaatgtgcttcttctttggaggTATCCGACACCGCGGTACTTCAGGCGGTGGCACCGAACAAACTTTCTCAGCAGCCGTTGCTCAGACCACATGCTCTCTCATGACGCTCTCATCTGCTTCTCTGGTGATCCCTGCTGCGGTATGTTTGATTTTATATCTCTCGCGGAAGCGGCTGTGATGATCTCTGTCTAACGTGCAAATTATAGCTGTATGGCGTTCTCGACCAGGGCCACACTAATCTCGAGGACAAGGACCGAAGCATTCTTGTGCTCTCTCGGGGTACCGCCATTATTCTGCTGATTTTATACGCTCTCTACCTGGTATTCCAGCTTCGCACTCACAGCAATCTCTTTGACACCGAGAGCCAGCTTCCCGAAGGCGAGGATCCTGAAGATCCTACTCTTGGCCCGattgctgccgccgcagtTCTTGTCGTCGTGACGATTTTGGTTGCCATCTGTGCCGACTACTTGGTTGGATCCATTGATGACATTGTCGAAAGCGCGAATATCAGCAAGGCATTCATTGGTCTGATTTTGATCCCCATTGTTGGAAACGCTGCGGAACACGTCACTGCTGTGGTGGTCGCCCTTCGCAACAAGATGGATCTGGCCATGGGTGTAGCCATTGGCTCCAGTATCCAGATTGCCCTTGGCGTTACTCCATTCCTCGTTATTGTTGGCTGGATTATCGGACGCGACATGACGCTCCACTTCGAGACTTGTGAGTTGACACGATGCTTCAAATTTTCTGATTTCTTGTGTTTGGTAAAGGCATGCTGACCATGGTGTAGTCGAAACTGTTGCTTTCGCCGTGTCCGTTTTGGTCGTAACATATACCGTTCAGGATGGCAAATCGAACTACCTCGAGGGCGCCATGCTCCTTGGCCTCTACATCATCATTGCTGTGGCTTTCTATGCGACACCAGGCGATTTCTTGGACAAGGCGACAAATCTTATCAGCGGTAGCAACTAAATCCAGCCAAGCTGAGCAGCCTTTCGATCTTCTGTCGAACCGAATCTATCACCCGATTAAGGAAGATATTCAATCAACTATAATCCATAAGGCGACAATTATCGGCTTGCCATAGCCTGATCGCTCCCACTTCTCATGTCAAGGACGAATGAGCTGCGGAAAGCAGACTTACTCCAAACTTGAAATCATCAATTCCCTACGAACAGGGcccctttccttttttcctttccttatCTGTTTGATTATCGTGTACTATTATTTTCATTTACTGCGCCGAATCTGGAAGATTGTCGTTCGCCAGAGATGCCGCGAAGCAAATTCGTGGCCAAGCATAGTGGCTGGGTGTGAGAAGTTAACAAAATATTGCCCGAAAAGGGCTGGACGCGAgctttctgctttttttccctattGAAAATGGTTTTTGTTGGCATCTACGAGGAAACAAC is a window encoding:
- a CDS encoding uncharacterized protein (TransMembrane:8 (i78-97o103-120i132-153o165-186i243-264o293-317i329-353o359-386i)); translated protein: MSNKPSSNERTPLLNGEGASSNGTPNHNHIQSSNNERSAAFRFFFDSKHTPGTHSENIAVRSLAYSWHIFKVTLLSNYINFLLIMVPIGIVAGRLGWNSTAVFTINFFAIIPLAAVLSFATEEISLKLGETLGGLLNATFGNAVELIVSIVALRDNQIEVVQASMLGSILSNLLLVMGMCFFFGGIRHRGTSGGGTEQTFSAAVAQTTCSLMTLSSASLVIPAALYGVLDQGHTNLEDKDRSILVLSRGTAIILLILYALYLVFQLRTHSNLFDTESQLPEGEDPEDPTLGPIAAAAVLVVVTILVAICADYLVGSIDDIVESANISKAFIGLILIPIVGNAAEHVTAVVVALRNKMDLAMGVAIGSSIQIALGVTPFLVIVGWIIGRDMTLHFETCELTRCFKFSDFLCLVKAC